In one Luteolibacter arcticus genomic region, the following are encoded:
- a CDS encoding ATP-binding protein encodes MIVHSTVASANDSWYPLSRMLRNLRHAPLLALFMAGPISHAEEAPPQYQFPEQFSERLRQINSRLRQINTEIQSLPVMSDIDARGSHGFHSNFTFGSEDNWFEVSWESPQTLDGIAMVPTRITTQSGIRSNYGFPGSLRIEATRHGESERFILAEIRETRLDLRRGEPLFLDVQAAGITALRFIPESLLTLPGKDVRFFSLAELMVYQGQRNIARGANLRANFSIDTEVGWNIHYLTDEQSSLGPPELPLPGKSLGWHGDVSRGATTPTWAIIDLGTPCEFESVRLVAARGDAPIKGPGFGFPARFHVEVADEPADGAWKLVWSSGDSDVTNPGYNPMTIHFPSARGRYVRVSIDKIHTTDAFATPRILLSEVEVLHGFENIALSRPVSTPDSFASVAHDATRVWSRAGLTDGHSSTGRLIHERDWVRSLSRRFDLICERSLLASEQARLHEYWDNLRVATIFGVLATTIIGLLIWQVRQRLHARATMITLRNRISSDLHDEVGSNLATISLLSEFGPTPGNLDDINRLSRETSLALREIVEINLASKRARKPLPERLRDIASLMLREQKWSFEISAFPVFDLEQRKHLVFFFKEALHNIIRHSKARNVRITFETTPPNFRLLIEDDGLGIQNTSSDAVAKLYTLRQRASSLAGTFTVESKPGEGTRITLLFPNQSCQ; translated from the coding sequence ATGATCGTCCATTCCACCGTCGCCAGTGCGAATGATTCGTGGTATCCCCTCAGTCGGATGTTGCGAAACCTCAGACACGCCCCGCTGCTCGCCCTCTTCATGGCGGGGCCAATCTCGCACGCGGAGGAAGCTCCGCCCCAATACCAGTTTCCCGAACAGTTTTCCGAACGCCTTCGCCAGATCAATTCCCGGCTCCGCCAGATCAACACCGAGATTCAGTCGTTGCCCGTCATGTCCGATATCGACGCCCGGGGGAGCCATGGATTTCACTCCAACTTCACCTTTGGCAGTGAAGATAACTGGTTCGAAGTCAGTTGGGAGTCGCCACAAACCCTCGACGGCATCGCCATGGTTCCGACGCGCATCACGACCCAGAGCGGGATAAGGTCGAATTATGGGTTTCCCGGGAGTTTGCGCATCGAAGCTACCCGGCACGGCGAAAGCGAACGCTTCATCCTCGCCGAGATTCGCGAGACCCGACTTGATCTACGGCGCGGCGAACCGCTGTTTCTGGACGTACAGGCGGCAGGGATCACCGCGTTGCGGTTCATCCCCGAGAGTCTTCTGACACTTCCGGGAAAAGACGTGCGCTTCTTTTCACTGGCGGAGTTAATGGTCTATCAAGGGCAGCGCAACATCGCCCGCGGCGCTAATCTCCGGGCGAACTTCAGCATCGATACCGAGGTCGGTTGGAATATCCACTACCTTACCGACGAGCAGTCGTCGCTTGGCCCGCCCGAGCTCCCCCTTCCCGGCAAAAGCCTCGGCTGGCATGGCGACGTTTCGCGCGGCGCCACCACGCCCACGTGGGCCATCATCGATCTCGGAACTCCGTGCGAATTTGAATCCGTTCGCCTGGTGGCCGCCCGGGGCGACGCGCCGATCAAAGGTCCGGGATTTGGTTTCCCCGCGCGATTCCATGTGGAAGTGGCGGATGAACCTGCGGACGGGGCTTGGAAACTTGTGTGGAGCAGCGGCGATTCCGACGTGACCAATCCCGGATACAACCCGATGACCATCCATTTTCCTTCCGCGCGGGGCCGCTATGTTCGGGTGTCAATTGACAAAATTCACACCACGGACGCGTTCGCCACGCCACGCATCCTGTTGTCCGAAGTCGAAGTCCTGCACGGCTTTGAGAACATCGCGCTTTCGCGGCCCGTCTCCACACCTGACAGCTTCGCAAGCGTGGCCCACGACGCCACTCGTGTCTGGAGCCGCGCCGGATTAACGGACGGCCATTCCTCCACCGGTCGGCTGATCCACGAGCGAGACTGGGTGCGAAGTCTGTCGCGGCGATTCGATCTGATCTGCGAGAGAAGTCTCCTCGCCTCCGAGCAGGCCCGGCTGCACGAATATTGGGACAACCTCCGCGTCGCGACTATCTTCGGTGTCTTGGCAACGACGATCATCGGCCTGTTAATCTGGCAAGTTCGACAACGGCTCCACGCCCGCGCCACCATGATCACGCTTCGCAACCGGATCTCCAGCGACCTTCACGACGAAGTTGGCAGCAACCTCGCCACCATCTCTCTCCTTTCCGAGTTCGGACCCACGCCCGGGAATCTCGACGATATCAACCGCCTTTCGCGCGAAACCTCTTTGGCGCTGCGGGAGATCGTTGAGATCAACCTCGCCTCCAAGCGCGCTCGCAAACCGCTGCCTGAGCGCTTGCGCGACATCGCGTCCCTGATGCTGAGGGAACAGAAGTGGAGCTTCGAGATCTCCGCCTTCCCGGTCTTCGATCTGGAGCAACGGAAGCATCTGGTGTTCTTCTTCAAGGAGGCGCTTCATAACATCATCCGCCATTCCAAGGCTAGGAACGTGCGGATCACTTTTGAAACGACGCCGCCGAACTTCCGCCTCCTCATTGAAGACGACGGCTTGGGAATTCAAAACACATCCTCTGACGCGGTTGCGAAACTTTACACCCTGCGTCAGCGAGCCAGCAGTCTGGCCGGAACCTTCACCGTCGAGTCCAAACCGGGAGAAGGTACTCGCATCACGCTTCTGTTCCCCAACCAATCCTGTCAATGA
- a CDS encoding DUF5722 domain-containing protein, which translates to MRLLRFLLLFSAAAHAAPVPLKLQRFSDPSPAFKETAGTVEIHGPMSIRATPATPPGPADLVLEMEYFCAGGVPTFAALPGPPFEAKTARMLPEIGHSETWTTYTARIATKDKPLPSDWKELRLDFPIPAQGVLQVRKIHLRPEQPGEFDAIDSHPSAASTPKALQAYLDRKFPASIDKVSVGKDLVRIEGKTGGETGNLHLADIPMDIVLGDSRSWQTLVEVKPQADGSFTIDVPRRRPRDGFDYDRLTSRWQLVRKSAEACAPISHARYAEWVECRSPELPAAKPKNKKGLGGWHRGKIPDELEQLGISAVTVNLIVNSYVSLNPGAETIPFQWQGRTYYAREKNLAAMDATLLEAQKHGVMVSVILLLVNPAKSAEPAVKLMGHPDAVRQGTYAMPNVTSPEGIALYGGILNFMAERWSRPDGKYGRVHHWIIHNEVDAGWVWTNAGDKPAIVYLDLYQRSMRLMDLIARQYDPNARPFISLTHHWAHHGAKYWHGSKRLVDLLVEFTRAEGDFPWAMAYHPYPQNLFNPRTWEDEQATFSFDSHKITPKNLEVLDAYMKQPALLYKGKVRPVHLSENGFNSKDYSPKQLEDQAAGMALAWKKMAALSSIESWQYHNWIDNRKEGGLRIGLRKFPDEPGDPSGKKPIWHLYRAFATSGEDAAAEPYLKTIGISTWEHVLHRGTIR; encoded by the coding sequence CGCCCGCCACTCCTCCCGGACCGGCCGATTTGGTGCTGGAGATGGAATACTTCTGCGCGGGCGGCGTGCCCACCTTCGCTGCCCTACCCGGTCCGCCATTCGAGGCGAAAACCGCGCGTATGCTTCCAGAAATCGGCCACAGCGAAACGTGGACCACCTACACTGCCCGGATCGCGACCAAGGACAAACCCCTGCCCTCCGACTGGAAAGAACTTCGTTTGGACTTCCCGATCCCCGCCCAGGGCGTACTGCAAGTCCGCAAGATTCATCTCCGGCCCGAGCAACCCGGAGAGTTCGACGCGATTGATAGTCATCCTTCCGCCGCCTCGACCCCGAAGGCGCTGCAAGCCTACCTCGACCGCAAGTTTCCCGCATCCATCGACAAGGTCTCCGTCGGCAAGGACCTGGTCCGCATCGAAGGCAAGACCGGCGGGGAAACCGGCAATCTCCATCTTGCAGACATCCCTATGGACATCGTACTCGGCGACTCGCGGAGCTGGCAGACGCTCGTTGAGGTGAAGCCGCAAGCCGACGGCAGCTTCACAATTGATGTTCCGCGCCGCCGCCCGCGCGACGGATTCGACTACGACCGGCTTACCTCCCGCTGGCAACTCGTTAGAAAATCCGCCGAAGCCTGCGCCCCCATTTCCCACGCCCGTTACGCCGAGTGGGTCGAGTGCCGCTCACCGGAACTTCCCGCCGCCAAGCCGAAGAACAAAAAGGGCCTCGGCGGCTGGCACCGCGGCAAGATTCCCGACGAACTTGAACAGCTCGGCATTTCCGCCGTCACCGTGAACCTCATCGTTAATTCTTACGTTTCACTAAATCCAGGAGCCGAAACGATTCCGTTTCAGTGGCAAGGCCGGACCTATTACGCGCGGGAGAAAAATCTCGCCGCCATGGATGCGACGCTTCTCGAAGCGCAAAAGCACGGCGTGATGGTGTCGGTCATCCTCCTGCTGGTGAACCCCGCGAAGAGCGCCGAACCCGCCGTCAAACTCATGGGCCATCCGGATGCCGTCCGCCAGGGCACCTACGCCATGCCCAACGTCACCTCGCCCGAGGGCATCGCCCTCTACGGCGGCATCCTCAATTTCATGGCGGAGCGCTGGTCGCGGCCGGACGGCAAATACGGCCGCGTCCACCACTGGATCATCCACAACGAGGTCGATGCCGGCTGGGTCTGGACCAACGCCGGGGACAAGCCCGCCATCGTCTATCTGGACCTCTACCAGCGGTCCATGCGCTTGATGGACCTCATCGCCCGCCAGTATGATCCCAACGCGCGCCCGTTCATCAGCCTCACCCACCACTGGGCCCACCACGGCGCGAAATACTGGCATGGGTCAAAACGTCTGGTCGATTTGCTGGTGGAGTTCACCCGCGCCGAAGGAGATTTCCCGTGGGCCATGGCCTACCATCCCTACCCCCAAAACTTGTTCAATCCCCGCACGTGGGAAGACGAGCAAGCCACTTTCAGCTTCGATTCCCACAAGATCACCCCGAAAAATCTCGAAGTCCTTGATGCCTACATGAAACAGCCCGCGCTTCTTTATAAGGGAAAAGTCCGGCCGGTGCATCTTTCGGAAAACGGTTTCAACTCCAAGGACTACTCGCCCAAGCAACTCGAGGATCAGGCTGCAGGAATGGCGCTGGCCTGGAAAAAAATGGCAGCCCTGTCATCGATCGAGTCCTGGCAATATCACAACTGGATCGACAACCGCAAAGAGGGCGGGCTCCGGATCGGCCTGCGGAAATTCCCCGACGAACCCGGCGACCCCTCCGGCAAGAAGCCGATCTGGCACCTCTACCGGGCATTCGCCACTTCCGGAGAGGACGCCGCCGCAGAGCCCTATTTGAAGACCATCGGGATTTCCACATGGGAGCACGTCCTCCACCGCGGAACGATCCGCTGA